In Penaeus vannamei isolate JL-2024 chromosome 15, ASM4276789v1, whole genome shotgun sequence, the following are encoded in one genomic region:
- the LOC113810483 gene encoding UTP--glucose-1-phosphate uridylyltransferase isoform X3: MEFKELTKKDAQVQLAHELQKLTNTCQAHLKETTQKDFEGFEKLFSRFINEVGPSVEWDNIQKLHDGAVRKYSELCGPDSSHARDMLNKLVVVKLNGGLGTSMGCQGPKSIIPVRSELTFLDLTVQQIEHLNKQYGCDVPLVLMNSFNTDEDTQKVIRKYQGFQVKTYTFNQSRYPRINKESLMPIAKTCSIESDLEAWYPPGHGDFYQSFKNSGLLQEFINQGKEYVFISNIDNLGATVDLNILNFLLGGDNSGHCEFLMEVTDKTRADVKGGTLIQYDDKLRLLEIAQVPKEHVDDFKSVKTFKIFNTNNLWIKIDAIDQILSEGTMDMEVIINNKTLDNGFNIIQLEQAVGAAIKCFNGSIGINVPRSRFLPVKKTDDLLLVMSNLYNLQYGTLAMSPLRMFDTTPLVKLGPNHFGKVKEFLKRFASIPDMLELDHLTVSGDVTFGKGVVLKGTVIIIANHGDRIDIPPGAILENKIVSGNLRILDH, from the exons ATGGAGTTCAAGGAGCTGACAAAGAAGGATGCACAAGTGCAGCTAGCACATGAATTGCAGAAGTTGACAAACACTTGCCAGGCTCACCTCAAGGAGACCACACAGAAGGATTTTGAGGGCTTTGAAAAGCTCTTTAGCCGTTTTATCAATGAGGTTGGACCATCAGTTGAATGGGATAACATCCAGAAACTACATGATGGAGCT GTACGGAAATATTCTGAGCTATGTGGACCAGATTCATCCCATGCTCGAGACATGCTCAACAAGTTAGTTGTGGTGAAGTTGAATGGTGGCCTGGGTACATCTATGGGATGTCAGGGTCCAAAATCCATCATCCCTGTGCGCTCAGAATTAACTTTCCTTGATCTTACTGTACAACAAATTGAA cACCTGAATAAGCAGTATGGCTGTGACGTACCTCTTGTACTGATGAACTCCTTCAACACTGATGAAGACACACAGAAAGTCATCCGCAAATATCAGGGATTTCAG GTAAAAACATACACGTTCAACCAATCTCGGTACCCACGTATCAATAAGGAATCTTTGATGCCAATTGCCAAGACTTGCAGCATTGAATCTGATTTGGAAGC ATGGTATCCTCCTGGTCACGGTGACTTCTATCAATCATTTAAGAACTCTGGACTTTTGCAAGAGTTCATCAACCAG GGCAAAGAATATGTCTTTATCAGCAACATTGACAACTTGGGAGCAACAGTTGATCTCAACATTCTCAACTTCCTTCTTGGTGGTGACAATAGTGGACACTGTGAGTTTTTGATGGAGGTTACAGACAAGACAAGGGCTGATGTTAAG GGTGGTACCTTGATCCAATATGATGATAAGTTAAGACTGCTTGAGATTGCCCAGGTTCCAAAGGAGCATGTTGACGATTTCAAGTCTGTCAAGACTTTCAAGATCTTCAACACCAATAATTTGTGGATTAAAATTGACG CAATTGACCAAATTCTAAGCGAAGGCACAATGGACATGGAAGTAATTATAAATAACAAGACACTTGATAATGGTTTCAACATCATTCAGTTGGAACAGGCTGTTGGTGCTGCCATAAAATGCTTCAATGGATCAATTG GTATCAATGTACCTCGCTCAAGGTTCTTGCCAGTGAAAAAGACAGATGACCTGCTGCTAGTTATGAGCAATCTTTACAATCTGCAGTATGGAACTTTAGCCATGTCACCCCTACGTATGTTTGATACTACACCACTGGTCAAACTTGGCCCCAACCACTTTGGCAAAGTTAAG gaGTTCCTTAAAAGGTTTGCTTCAATTCCTGATATGTTAGAACTGGATCACTTAACTGTATCAGGCGATGTGACATTTGGCAAAGGAGTTGTTCTTAAG GGCACAGTGATCATCATAGCCAACCACGGAGATCGTATTGACATCCCTCCAGGTGCCATCTTGGAAAATAAAATTGTCTCTGGAAACTTGCGAATTTTGGACCATTAG
- the LOC113810483 gene encoding UTP--glucose-1-phosphate uridylyltransferase isoform X2, whose amino-acid sequence MSTHAQRRQVFGHQRSPSMEFKELTKKDAQVQLAHELQKLTNTCQAHLKETTQKDFEGFEKLFSRFINEVGPSVEWDNIQKLHDGAVRKYSELCGPDSSHARDMLNKLVVVKLNGGLGTSMGCQGPKSIIPVRSELTFLDLTVQQIEHLNKQYGCDVPLVLMNSFNTDEDTQKVIRKYQGFQVKTYTFNQSRYPRINKESLMPIAKTCSIESDLEAWYPPGHGDFYQSFKNSGLLQEFINQGKEYVFISNIDNLGATVDLNILNFLLGGDNSGHCEFLMEVTDKTRADVKGGTLIQYDDKLRLLEIAQVPKEHVDDFKSVKTFKIFNTNNLWIKIDAIDQILSEGTMDMEVIINNKTLDNGFNIIQLEQAVGAAIKCFNGSIGINVPRSRFLPVKKTDDLLLVMSNLYNLQYGTLAMSPLRMFDTTPLVKLGPNHFGKVKEFLKRFASIPDMLELDHLTVSGDVTFGKGVVLKGTVIIIANHGDRIDIPPGAILENKIVSGNLRILDH is encoded by the exons ATGTCCACCCACGCCCAACGTCGACAG GTGTTTGGTCACCAGAGGTCTCCCTCCATGGAGTTCAAGGAGCTGACAAAGAAGGATGCACAAGTGCAGCTAGCACATGAATTGCAGAAGTTGACAAACACTTGCCAGGCTCACCTCAAGGAGACCACACAGAAGGATTTTGAGGGCTTTGAAAAGCTCTTTAGCCGTTTTATCAATGAGGTTGGACCATCAGTTGAATGGGATAACATCCAGAAACTACATGATGGAGCT GTACGGAAATATTCTGAGCTATGTGGACCAGATTCATCCCATGCTCGAGACATGCTCAACAAGTTAGTTGTGGTGAAGTTGAATGGTGGCCTGGGTACATCTATGGGATGTCAGGGTCCAAAATCCATCATCCCTGTGCGCTCAGAATTAACTTTCCTTGATCTTACTGTACAACAAATTGAA cACCTGAATAAGCAGTATGGCTGTGACGTACCTCTTGTACTGATGAACTCCTTCAACACTGATGAAGACACACAGAAAGTCATCCGCAAATATCAGGGATTTCAG GTAAAAACATACACGTTCAACCAATCTCGGTACCCACGTATCAATAAGGAATCTTTGATGCCAATTGCCAAGACTTGCAGCATTGAATCTGATTTGGAAGC ATGGTATCCTCCTGGTCACGGTGACTTCTATCAATCATTTAAGAACTCTGGACTTTTGCAAGAGTTCATCAACCAG GGCAAAGAATATGTCTTTATCAGCAACATTGACAACTTGGGAGCAACAGTTGATCTCAACATTCTCAACTTCCTTCTTGGTGGTGACAATAGTGGACACTGTGAGTTTTTGATGGAGGTTACAGACAAGACAAGGGCTGATGTTAAG GGTGGTACCTTGATCCAATATGATGATAAGTTAAGACTGCTTGAGATTGCCCAGGTTCCAAAGGAGCATGTTGACGATTTCAAGTCTGTCAAGACTTTCAAGATCTTCAACACCAATAATTTGTGGATTAAAATTGACG CAATTGACCAAATTCTAAGCGAAGGCACAATGGACATGGAAGTAATTATAAATAACAAGACACTTGATAATGGTTTCAACATCATTCAGTTGGAACAGGCTGTTGGTGCTGCCATAAAATGCTTCAATGGATCAATTG GTATCAATGTACCTCGCTCAAGGTTCTTGCCAGTGAAAAAGACAGATGACCTGCTGCTAGTTATGAGCAATCTTTACAATCTGCAGTATGGAACTTTAGCCATGTCACCCCTACGTATGTTTGATACTACACCACTGGTCAAACTTGGCCCCAACCACTTTGGCAAAGTTAAG gaGTTCCTTAAAAGGTTTGCTTCAATTCCTGATATGTTAGAACTGGATCACTTAACTGTATCAGGCGATGTGACATTTGGCAAAGGAGTTGTTCTTAAG GGCACAGTGATCATCATAGCCAACCACGGAGATCGTATTGACATCCCTCCAGGTGCCATCTTGGAAAATAAAATTGTCTCTGGAAACTTGCGAATTTTGGACCATTAG
- the LOC113810483 gene encoding UTP--glucose-1-phosphate uridylyltransferase isoform X1 — MVVETTTSSLPFVNGNLLTLNLANAARFATRGNVSLPRNYDRYSEVFGHQRSPSMEFKELTKKDAQVQLAHELQKLTNTCQAHLKETTQKDFEGFEKLFSRFINEVGPSVEWDNIQKLHDGAVRKYSELCGPDSSHARDMLNKLVVVKLNGGLGTSMGCQGPKSIIPVRSELTFLDLTVQQIEHLNKQYGCDVPLVLMNSFNTDEDTQKVIRKYQGFQVKTYTFNQSRYPRINKESLMPIAKTCSIESDLEAWYPPGHGDFYQSFKNSGLLQEFINQGKEYVFISNIDNLGATVDLNILNFLLGGDNSGHCEFLMEVTDKTRADVKGGTLIQYDDKLRLLEIAQVPKEHVDDFKSVKTFKIFNTNNLWIKIDAIDQILSEGTMDMEVIINNKTLDNGFNIIQLEQAVGAAIKCFNGSIGINVPRSRFLPVKKTDDLLLVMSNLYNLQYGTLAMSPLRMFDTTPLVKLGPNHFGKVKEFLKRFASIPDMLELDHLTVSGDVTFGKGVVLKGTVIIIANHGDRIDIPPGAILENKIVSGNLRILDH; from the exons atggtagtTGAGACCACGACCAGTTCGCTCCCTTTCGTCAACGGGAATTTGCTAACGCTGAACCTTGCAAACGCCGCTCGCTTTGCCACGAGAGGGAACGTCTCGTTACCCAGGAATTACGACCGCTACAGTGAG GTGTTTGGTCACCAGAGGTCTCCCTCCATGGAGTTCAAGGAGCTGACAAAGAAGGATGCACAAGTGCAGCTAGCACATGAATTGCAGAAGTTGACAAACACTTGCCAGGCTCACCTCAAGGAGACCACACAGAAGGATTTTGAGGGCTTTGAAAAGCTCTTTAGCCGTTTTATCAATGAGGTTGGACCATCAGTTGAATGGGATAACATCCAGAAACTACATGATGGAGCT GTACGGAAATATTCTGAGCTATGTGGACCAGATTCATCCCATGCTCGAGACATGCTCAACAAGTTAGTTGTGGTGAAGTTGAATGGTGGCCTGGGTACATCTATGGGATGTCAGGGTCCAAAATCCATCATCCCTGTGCGCTCAGAATTAACTTTCCTTGATCTTACTGTACAACAAATTGAA cACCTGAATAAGCAGTATGGCTGTGACGTACCTCTTGTACTGATGAACTCCTTCAACACTGATGAAGACACACAGAAAGTCATCCGCAAATATCAGGGATTTCAG GTAAAAACATACACGTTCAACCAATCTCGGTACCCACGTATCAATAAGGAATCTTTGATGCCAATTGCCAAGACTTGCAGCATTGAATCTGATTTGGAAGC ATGGTATCCTCCTGGTCACGGTGACTTCTATCAATCATTTAAGAACTCTGGACTTTTGCAAGAGTTCATCAACCAG GGCAAAGAATATGTCTTTATCAGCAACATTGACAACTTGGGAGCAACAGTTGATCTCAACATTCTCAACTTCCTTCTTGGTGGTGACAATAGTGGACACTGTGAGTTTTTGATGGAGGTTACAGACAAGACAAGGGCTGATGTTAAG GGTGGTACCTTGATCCAATATGATGATAAGTTAAGACTGCTTGAGATTGCCCAGGTTCCAAAGGAGCATGTTGACGATTTCAAGTCTGTCAAGACTTTCAAGATCTTCAACACCAATAATTTGTGGATTAAAATTGACG CAATTGACCAAATTCTAAGCGAAGGCACAATGGACATGGAAGTAATTATAAATAACAAGACACTTGATAATGGTTTCAACATCATTCAGTTGGAACAGGCTGTTGGTGCTGCCATAAAATGCTTCAATGGATCAATTG GTATCAATGTACCTCGCTCAAGGTTCTTGCCAGTGAAAAAGACAGATGACCTGCTGCTAGTTATGAGCAATCTTTACAATCTGCAGTATGGAACTTTAGCCATGTCACCCCTACGTATGTTTGATACTACACCACTGGTCAAACTTGGCCCCAACCACTTTGGCAAAGTTAAG gaGTTCCTTAAAAGGTTTGCTTCAATTCCTGATATGTTAGAACTGGATCACTTAACTGTATCAGGCGATGTGACATTTGGCAAAGGAGTTGTTCTTAAG GGCACAGTGATCATCATAGCCAACCACGGAGATCGTATTGACATCCCTCCAGGTGCCATCTTGGAAAATAAAATTGTCTCTGGAAACTTGCGAATTTTGGACCATTAG